A genomic segment from Portunus trituberculatus isolate SZX2019 chromosome 14, ASM1759143v1, whole genome shotgun sequence encodes:
- the LOC123503394 gene encoding trichohyalin-like isoform X5 → MFPHMYKVRPPKGSGIREPSKSEGPGSEPQWQGDSWRRPNRWDQSPQTPAQQSMPSTPQPVQSAEPQANLVRDLSYIPYWDNDPPDQCPEGEPPVNSTMSVHAGDGDTLTGSDNPTPWRKSSQHRNESPVASQPQHKSTLTWTPVQPATDSKQQQQANTNPPAKMSATVLRKRSTEPPLAPQNERVTRIRQGQTDQEENREARQPQRIRTRKVDNDLQNDRNSTDNNTKNMQEANDARPPIKRWRSRDETNSVKPRDDLTDRKNIFQRENSRDEERFRQEREKREELRNKRDELRRREQTEREKREEQRRKEQEKEQESTSSIDDIRKRHEKEREELRRLQEERDRQEAQMRQKPEMNEKAEKDKQTEVNNQNKPFLRKFSRPEPEEVLRKNSRPEPEERVRKPSQPEPERMIRKTSRPEPEEVLRKTSKPEPEMLRKTSQPEPEERVRKASQPEPERMLRKTSRPETEEVLRKNSKPEPEVLRKTSKPEPEGVVRKTSKPEPEEVVRKTSKPEPEGLLRKTSRPEPEGRLRKISRESEPVQRKTSQPESEKVVLRKVSGQETSEVPRKTSNQEPDKLCRKISTDQLKRNSKHEPEELLRKTSKQESDDEEPECLQDRVSRFGVQLRSRKPSNPPPPKGPVPSESEEDLALMNDKNKLSNIKNRWESKIQNENEQRDRKRSLTQKPSKMENETDRKESIIENKPESKDEKNETEKKKPNQNVQTAPGKQQTPGQKDTQSKEDLQVQKDPSNKPVMHPTDQKERNTQKLKDKGEIDPPPKVKQGLFFQDVKLKKAKTSVPEKSKPESKQFLEEVKLRKVETKPRAVHRVNSVVEFSDDEDDLLEEEEESEESDTESESDDSEEETDEDEETSEEESEEEEEEEEEEEKQPKIDNKAKKTEPPQPTPQTNTAFEEVPWWEEPSAEEDEPELIWDQSTDDMITQSNNALESPLPWWEQPQDDDGSNNAHQSPIPWWEQPQDTGSNNALESPVPWWEQPQDAREWSPGSPVFKKDVFESMKVKSQPPPPPPPPSSKKQKDDGSGPPPPPPMPGPPPPPPPQPGSHPKRPTSVAKKQKLDQLKKAARSRPDWNGLLRDIESGIKLRRLSSCDKMDRSTPMLPNSRGKGGKFVYESEKPMAHNQLLHEIHRGVKLRKVKTNDRSKPCFRALGVKKLRRQLTMENINKLESIPSSSDEEEDIDKMRDDLQATKGQLEDEIKNRKKLERESKIYKIDIAALQAEVKRLKRQLKSAGINDPKPMTNGEADEIVPKLEKSMSKLRMHEDEVLDFSELDTLETEINNLKGQVDSYKKQAEDYTNKYNEVNQKLLVAENSASEWELRSNYYEKKFKALQKEQCIELPDIEIVGVQTDPIDFTPPPPSSPTEDGDRRPFPMPSKSGSRRSFASSVHKMESFKEEEEDDDDDDEDDEEEEESEEESEESEEETEEEDEEKAAEKRAINAARRIERDIKLATNKLNNVKSKEERTREERKALRDRMTKCCHDMKTEREMYFKTKRELDEMASAFKASDDEDDSSEDEDDSDESDDSDEEEIPREKEEGEEWWLDDTTKKPIKLKKKKKRKLDANGEEEKDSEQLPDIQEPVWSESEQEESEADDEKNDSEKRLIKLKNRTQKHEQKHATLRKGVSALKTKLEQSEELLAAEKRRRQRLDEELHIMLAELS, encoded by the exons AGTGACAATCCAACTCCATGGAGGAAGAGTAGCCAACATAGG AATGAAAGTCCTGTAGCTTCACAACCTCAACACAAATCAACTTTA ACCTGGACTCCGGTTCAGCCAGCAACAGACAGCAAACAACAGCAA CAAGCAAACACAAATCCTCCAGCAAAAATGTCAGCCACAGTGCTCAGGAAAAGGAGCACTgaacctccacttgccccacaGAATGAACGTGTAACTAGGATCAGACAAGGTCAGACAGACCAGGAAGAGAACAGGGAAGCAAGGCAGCCACAGAGGATAAGAACACGGAAAGTAGACAATGATCTTCAGAATGACAGAAATTCTACAGATAACAATACAAAGAACATGCAGGAAGCCAACGATGCACGTCCACCTATTAAAAGATGGCGGAGCAGGGATGAAACAAATTCTGTGAAACCCAGGGATGAtttgacagacagaaaaaatatatttcagaGAGAAAACAGCCGAGATGAAGAGCGTTTCaggcaggaaagagaaaaaagggaagaactgagaaataaaagagatgaacttaggagaagagaacaaactgaaagagaaaagagagaggaacaacgacggaaggaacaggaaaaagaacaggaaagcaCAAGTTCAATAGATGATATACGCAAAAgacacgagaaagagagagaagaactaaGAAGattacaagaagaaagagacagacaggaagcaCAAATGAGACAGAAaccagaaatgaatgaaaaggctgagaaagacaaacaaacagaagttAACAATCAGAATAAGCCATTTTTAAGAAAATTTAGTAGACCTGAACCTGAAGAAGTGTTGAGGAAGAACAGTCGACCAGAGCCtgaagaaagagtgaggaagccaAGTCAACCTGAGCCTGAAcgaatgataagaaaaacaagccGCCCTGAGCCTGAAGAGGTGCTGAGAAAGACTAGCAAACCTGAGCCTGAAATGTTGAGGAAGACCAGTCAACCTGAACCtgaagaaagagtgaggaaggcAAGTCAACCAGAGCCTGAACGAATGCTGAGAAAGACAAGCCGACCTGAGACAGAAGAAGTGCTGAGAAAAAACAGTAAACCAGAGCCTGAGGTGTTGAGAAAGACCAGTAAACCAGAACCTGAAGGAGTAGTGAGGAAAACTAGCAAACCAGAGCCTGAAGAAGTGGTGAGAAAGACAAGTAAACCTGAACCAGAAGGATTACTAAGAAAAACTAGTCGGCCAGAACCAGAAGGAAGGCTGAGGAAAATTAGTAGAGAGTCTGAACCGGTACAAAGAAAGACTAGCCAACCTGAATCTGAGAAAGTAGTTTTACGAAAAGTTAGTGGCCAGGAAACATCAGAGGTCCCCAGAAAGACAAGCAATCAAGAACCTGACAAACTGTGTAGAAAAATTAGCACTGACCAGTTGAAGAGAAACAGTAAACATGAGCCTGAGGAATTACTGAGGAAGACAAGTAAGCAAGAGAGTGATGATGAAGAGCCAGAATGCTTGCAGGACAGAGTAAGTAGGTTTGGTGTACAGCTGAGATCCAGGAAGCCGtcaaacccaccaccacctaaagGACCCGTTCCCTCTGAAAGTGAAGAAGATCTGGCTCTCATGAATGACAAGAATAAGTTGTCTAATATCAAAAACAGATGGGAGTCAAAAATACAAAACGAAAATgaacagagagatagaaagcGAAGTTTGACCCAAAAACCcagtaaaatggaaaatgaaacagATAGGAAGGAGTCCATCATAGAAAACAAACCAGAAagtaaggatgaaaaaaatgaaacagagaagaagaaacccAATCAAAATGTCCAAACAGCTCCTGGAAAACAGCAAACACCAGGTCAAAAAGACACCCAGAGTAAAGAAGACTTGCAAGTTCAAAAGGATCCTTCAAATAAGCCAGTGATGCATCCTACAgatcagaaggaaagaaatacacaaaaactaAAGGATAAAGGTGAAATAGACCCTCCACCTAAAGTAAAACAAGGTCTATTTTTCCAAGATGTCAAATTAAAGAAGGCTAAAACAAGTGTCCCTGAAAAATCTAAACCAGAGAGCAAACAATTTCTCGAAGAAGTCAAATTACGGAAGGTTGAAACAAAACCACGTGCTGTTCACCGT gtaaATAGTGTAGTAGAGTTCTCAGATGATGAGGATGACctcttagaagaagaagaagaa AGTGAGGAATCTGATACAGAATCAGAGTCAGACGACTCAGAAGAGGAAACAGATGAAGACGAGGAAACATCAGAAGAagaatcagaggaggaggaggaggaggaggaggaggaggagaaacaaccaaaaatagataataaggcTAAGAAGACT GAACCACCACAGCCCACTCCTCAGACCAACACTGCT TTTGAGGAAGTTCCATGGTGGGAGGAGCCATCAGCTGAAGAG GATGAACCAGAGTTGATTTGGGACCAGTCTACAGATGACATGATCACTCAG TCTAACAATGCCCTGGAAAGTCCCCTTCCATGGTGGGAACAGCCTCAGGATGATGATGGG TCTAATAATGCTCACCAAAGTCCCATCCCATGGTGGGAACAGCCTCAGGACACAGGG TCTAACAATGCTTTGGAAAGTCCTGTTCCATGGTGGGAACAACCTCAGGATGCCAGG GAATGGAGTCCAGGTTCACCAGTTTTCAAGAAAGATGTGTTTGAGAGCATG AAGGTGAAATCCCAGCCaccaccccctccaccaccaccatcatctaaaaaacaaaaa GATGATGGTTCAGGACCTCCGCCACCTCCCCCAATGcctggaccaccaccaccaccacctccccagcCTGGGAGCCATCCAAAGAGGCCAACTTCTGTTGCCAAGAAACAAAAACTTGATCAACTTAAAAAGGCCGCCCGATCACGCCCTGACTGGAATGGACTACTGCGAGATATTGAG AGTGGTATTAAGCTTCGACGCTTGTCCTCCTGTGACAAAATGGACAGATCCACCCCGATGCTTCCAAACTCCAGAGGGAAAGGTGGCAAG TTTGTCTATGAATCGGAGAAGCCCATGGCCCACAATCAGCTGCTTCATGAAATCCATCGAGGTGTGAAGTTGCGTAAGGTCAAGACCAATGACAGGAGTAAGCCATGCTTCAGGGCTCTAG GTGTGAAGAAGCTTCGGCGTCAACTTACTATGGAAAATATCAACAAACTGGAAAGCATTCCGTCCTCctcagatgaggaagaagatattgataagatgaGGGACGACCTGCAGGCTACCAAAGGACAACTTGAAGATGAGattaagaatagaaagaaacttGAAAGAGAAAGCAAGATCTATAAAATTGACATAGCTGCATTACAAGCAGAAGTAAAAAGACTGAAAAGACAACTAAAAAGTGCAGGTATTAATGATCCAAAGCCAATGACTAATGGTGAAGCAGATGAAATTGTGCCAAAGTTAGAAAAATCTATGAGTAAGTTACGAATGCATGAAGATGAAGTTTTGGATTTCTCCGAGTTAGATACATTAGAGACTGAAATTAATAACCTTAAAGGTCAAGTAGATTCATACAAGAAACAAGCTGAGGACTATACAAACAAATACAATGAAGTTAACCAAAAGTTACTTGTGGCTGAAAATTCTGCTTCAGAATGGGAGCTCCGTAGCAActattatgaaaagaaatttaAGGCTCTGCAGAAGGAACAGTGTATTGAGCTCCCAGACATAGAAATTGTTGGTGTGCAGACAGATCCTATAGacttcactccaccaccaccttcatcaccaacAGAGGATGGTGATAGGAGACCTTTCCCCATGCCATCAAAATCAGGTTCCCGCAGAAGCTTTGCTTCATCAGTTCATAAAATGGAAAGcttcaaagaggaggaagaagatgatgatgacgatgatgaggatgatgaagaggaggaagaaagtgaggaggaatCTGAAGAAtctgaagaagaaacagaagaggaagatgaagagaaggcagcaGAAAAAAGAGCTATAAATGCTGcacgaagaatagaaagagacatCAAGCTGGCGACTAACAaacttaataatgtaaaatccaaagaagaaagaacacgagaggaaaggaaagcattAAGGGACAGAATGACAAAATGTTGTCATGACATGAAGACTGAGCGAGAAATGTACTTTAAGACTAAGAGAGAACTTGATGAAATGGCATCAGCTTTCAAAGCAtctgatgatgaagatgacagtagtgaagatgaagatgattcTGATGAATCAGATGATTCTGATGAGGAGGAAATTcctagagagaaagaagagggtgaAGAATGGTGGCTTGATGATACCACCAAAAAGCCAATAAaacttaagaagaaaaagaaaaggaaacttgatgccaatggagaagaggaaaaagattctGAACAATTGCCTGACATACAAGAACCTGTGTGGAGTGAATCTGAGCAAGAGGAGAGTGAGgcagatgatgaaaagaatgacagtgagaaaagattaataaaactTAAAAATAGAACACAAAAGCATGAGCAAAAACATGCCACTCTCAGGAAGGGTGTGAGTGCACTGAAGACTAAATTAGAACAATCTGAAGAGTTGCTTGCTGCAGAGAAGCGGAGACGCCAGAGATTGGATGAGGAACTTCACATTATGTTGGCTGAGTTATCATAG
- the LOC123503394 gene encoding titin-like isoform X12, giving the protein MFPHMYKVRPPKGSGIREPSKSEGPGSEPQWQGDSWRRPNRWDQSPQTPAQQSMPSTPQPVQSAEPQANLVRTWTPVQPATDSKQQQAVFFQPCSHRLHTQPCPFTGDMPYKKQANTNPPAKMSATVLRKRSTEPPLAPQNERVTRIRQGQTDQEENREARQPQRIRTRKVDNDLQNDRNSTDNNTKNMQEANDARPPIKRWRSRDETNSVKPRDDLTDRKNIFQRENSRDEERFRQEREKREELRNKRDELRRREQTEREKREEQRRKEQEKEQESTSSIDDIRKRHEKEREELRRLQEERDRQEAQMRQKPEMNEKAEKDKQTEVNNQNKPFLRKFSRPEPEEVLRKNSRPEPEERVRKPSQPEPERMIRKTSRPEPEEVLRKTSKPEPEMLRKTSQPEPEERVRKASQPEPERMLRKTSRPETEEVLRKNSKPEPEVLRKTSKPEPEGVVRKTSKPEPEEVVRKTSKPEPEGLLRKTSRPEPEGRLRKISRESEPVQRKTSQPESEKVVLRKVSGQETSEVPRKTSNQEPDKLCRKISTDQLKRNSKHEPEELLRKTSKQESDDEEPECLQDRVSRFGVQLRSRKPSNPPPPKGPVPSESEEDLALMNDKNKLSNIKNRWESKIQNENEQRDRKRSLTQKPSKMENETDRKESIIENKPESKDEKNETEKKKPNQNVQTAPGKQQTPGQKDTQSKEDLQVQKDPSNKPVMHPTDQKERNTQKLKDKGEIDPPPKVKQGLFFQDVKLKKAKTSVPEKSKPESKQFLEEVKLRKVETKPRAVHRVNSVVEFSDDEDDLLEEEEESEESDTESESDDSEEETDEDEETSEEESEEEEEEEEEEEKQPKIDNKAKKTEPPQPTPQTNTAFEEVPWWEEPSAEEDEPELIWDQSTDDMITQSNNALESPLPWWEQPQDDDGSNNAHQSPIPWWEQPQDTGSNNALESPVPWWEQPQDAREWSPGSPVFKKDVFESMKVKSQPPPPPPPPSSKKQKDDGSGPPPPPPMPGPPPPPPPQPGSHPKRPTSVAKKQKLDQLKKAARSRPDWNGLLRDIESGIKLRRLSSCDKMDRSTPMLPNSRGKGGKFVYESEKPMAHNQLLHEIHRGVKLRKVKTNDRSKPCFRALGVKKLRRQLTMENINKLESIPSSSDEEEDIDKMRDDLQATKGQLEDEIKNRKKLERESKIYKIDIAALQAEVKRLKRQLKSAGINDPKPMTNGEADEIVPKLEKSMSKLRMHEDEVLDFSELDTLETEINNLKGQVDSYKKQAEDYTNKYNEVNQKLLVAENSASEWELRSNYYEKKFKALQKEQCIELPDIEIVGVQTDPIDFTPPPPSSPTEDGDRRPFPMPSKSGSRRSFASSVHKMESFKEEEEDDDDDDEDDEEEEESEEESEESEEETEEEDEEKAAEKRAINAARRIERDIKLATNKLNNVKSKEERTREERKALRDRMTKCCHDMKTEREMYFKTKRELDEMASAFKASDDEDDSSEDEDDSDESDDSDEEEIPREKEEGEEWWLDDTTKKPIKLKKKKKRKLDANGEEEKDSEQLPDIQEPVWSESEQEESEADDEKNDSEKRLIKLKNRTQKHEQKHATLRKGVSALKTKLEQSEELLAAEKRRRQRLDEELHIMLAELS; this is encoded by the exons ACCTGGACTCCGGTTCAGCCAGCAACAGACAGCAAACAACAGCAA GCAGTATTCTTCCAACCTTGCAGCCACAGACTGCACACCCAGCCATGCCCTTTCACGGGAGACATGCcctacaaaaaa CAAGCAAACACAAATCCTCCAGCAAAAATGTCAGCCACAGTGCTCAGGAAAAGGAGCACTgaacctccacttgccccacaGAATGAACGTGTAACTAGGATCAGACAAGGTCAGACAGACCAGGAAGAGAACAGGGAAGCAAGGCAGCCACAGAGGATAAGAACACGGAAAGTAGACAATGATCTTCAGAATGACAGAAATTCTACAGATAACAATACAAAGAACATGCAGGAAGCCAACGATGCACGTCCACCTATTAAAAGATGGCGGAGCAGGGATGAAACAAATTCTGTGAAACCCAGGGATGAtttgacagacagaaaaaatatatttcagaGAGAAAACAGCCGAGATGAAGAGCGTTTCaggcaggaaagagaaaaaagggaagaactgagaaataaaagagatgaacttaggagaagagaacaaactgaaagagaaaagagagaggaacaacgacggaaggaacaggaaaaagaacaggaaagcaCAAGTTCAATAGATGATATACGCAAAAgacacgagaaagagagagaagaactaaGAAGattacaagaagaaagagacagacaggaagcaCAAATGAGACAGAAaccagaaatgaatgaaaaggctgagaaagacaaacaaacagaagttAACAATCAGAATAAGCCATTTTTAAGAAAATTTAGTAGACCTGAACCTGAAGAAGTGTTGAGGAAGAACAGTCGACCAGAGCCtgaagaaagagtgaggaagccaAGTCAACCTGAGCCTGAAcgaatgataagaaaaacaagccGCCCTGAGCCTGAAGAGGTGCTGAGAAAGACTAGCAAACCTGAGCCTGAAATGTTGAGGAAGACCAGTCAACCTGAACCtgaagaaagagtgaggaaggcAAGTCAACCAGAGCCTGAACGAATGCTGAGAAAGACAAGCCGACCTGAGACAGAAGAAGTGCTGAGAAAAAACAGTAAACCAGAGCCTGAGGTGTTGAGAAAGACCAGTAAACCAGAACCTGAAGGAGTAGTGAGGAAAACTAGCAAACCAGAGCCTGAAGAAGTGGTGAGAAAGACAAGTAAACCTGAACCAGAAGGATTACTAAGAAAAACTAGTCGGCCAGAACCAGAAGGAAGGCTGAGGAAAATTAGTAGAGAGTCTGAACCGGTACAAAGAAAGACTAGCCAACCTGAATCTGAGAAAGTAGTTTTACGAAAAGTTAGTGGCCAGGAAACATCAGAGGTCCCCAGAAAGACAAGCAATCAAGAACCTGACAAACTGTGTAGAAAAATTAGCACTGACCAGTTGAAGAGAAACAGTAAACATGAGCCTGAGGAATTACTGAGGAAGACAAGTAAGCAAGAGAGTGATGATGAAGAGCCAGAATGCTTGCAGGACAGAGTAAGTAGGTTTGGTGTACAGCTGAGATCCAGGAAGCCGtcaaacccaccaccacctaaagGACCCGTTCCCTCTGAAAGTGAAGAAGATCTGGCTCTCATGAATGACAAGAATAAGTTGTCTAATATCAAAAACAGATGGGAGTCAAAAATACAAAACGAAAATgaacagagagatagaaagcGAAGTTTGACCCAAAAACCcagtaaaatggaaaatgaaacagATAGGAAGGAGTCCATCATAGAAAACAAACCAGAAagtaaggatgaaaaaaatgaaacagagaagaagaaacccAATCAAAATGTCCAAACAGCTCCTGGAAAACAGCAAACACCAGGTCAAAAAGACACCCAGAGTAAAGAAGACTTGCAAGTTCAAAAGGATCCTTCAAATAAGCCAGTGATGCATCCTACAgatcagaaggaaagaaatacacaaaaactaAAGGATAAAGGTGAAATAGACCCTCCACCTAAAGTAAAACAAGGTCTATTTTTCCAAGATGTCAAATTAAAGAAGGCTAAAACAAGTGTCCCTGAAAAATCTAAACCAGAGAGCAAACAATTTCTCGAAGAAGTCAAATTACGGAAGGTTGAAACAAAACCACGTGCTGTTCACCGT gtaaATAGTGTAGTAGAGTTCTCAGATGATGAGGATGACctcttagaagaagaagaagaa AGTGAGGAATCTGATACAGAATCAGAGTCAGACGACTCAGAAGAGGAAACAGATGAAGACGAGGAAACATCAGAAGAagaatcagaggaggaggaggaggaggaggaggaggaggagaaacaaccaaaaatagataataaggcTAAGAAGACT GAACCACCACAGCCCACTCCTCAGACCAACACTGCT TTTGAGGAAGTTCCATGGTGGGAGGAGCCATCAGCTGAAGAG GATGAACCAGAGTTGATTTGGGACCAGTCTACAGATGACATGATCACTCAG TCTAACAATGCCCTGGAAAGTCCCCTTCCATGGTGGGAACAGCCTCAGGATGATGATGGG TCTAATAATGCTCACCAAAGTCCCATCCCATGGTGGGAACAGCCTCAGGACACAGGG TCTAACAATGCTTTGGAAAGTCCTGTTCCATGGTGGGAACAACCTCAGGATGCCAGG GAATGGAGTCCAGGTTCACCAGTTTTCAAGAAAGATGTGTTTGAGAGCATG AAGGTGAAATCCCAGCCaccaccccctccaccaccaccatcatctaaaaaacaaaaa GATGATGGTTCAGGACCTCCGCCACCTCCCCCAATGcctggaccaccaccaccaccacctccccagcCTGGGAGCCATCCAAAGAGGCCAACTTCTGTTGCCAAGAAACAAAAACTTGATCAACTTAAAAAGGCCGCCCGATCACGCCCTGACTGGAATGGACTACTGCGAGATATTGAG AGTGGTATTAAGCTTCGACGCTTGTCCTCCTGTGACAAAATGGACAGATCCACCCCGATGCTTCCAAACTCCAGAGGGAAAGGTGGCAAG TTTGTCTATGAATCGGAGAAGCCCATGGCCCACAATCAGCTGCTTCATGAAATCCATCGAGGTGTGAAGTTGCGTAAGGTCAAGACCAATGACAGGAGTAAGCCATGCTTCAGGGCTCTAG GTGTGAAGAAGCTTCGGCGTCAACTTACTATGGAAAATATCAACAAACTGGAAAGCATTCCGTCCTCctcagatgaggaagaagatattgataagatgaGGGACGACCTGCAGGCTACCAAAGGACAACTTGAAGATGAGattaagaatagaaagaaacttGAAAGAGAAAGCAAGATCTATAAAATTGACATAGCTGCATTACAAGCAGAAGTAAAAAGACTGAAAAGACAACTAAAAAGTGCAGGTATTAATGATCCAAAGCCAATGACTAATGGTGAAGCAGATGAAATTGTGCCAAAGTTAGAAAAATCTATGAGTAAGTTACGAATGCATGAAGATGAAGTTTTGGATTTCTCCGAGTTAGATACATTAGAGACTGAAATTAATAACCTTAAAGGTCAAGTAGATTCATACAAGAAACAAGCTGAGGACTATACAAACAAATACAATGAAGTTAACCAAAAGTTACTTGTGGCTGAAAATTCTGCTTCAGAATGGGAGCTCCGTAGCAActattatgaaaagaaatttaAGGCTCTGCAGAAGGAACAGTGTATTGAGCTCCCAGACATAGAAATTGTTGGTGTGCAGACAGATCCTATAGacttcactccaccaccaccttcatcaccaacAGAGGATGGTGATAGGAGACCTTTCCCCATGCCATCAAAATCAGGTTCCCGCAGAAGCTTTGCTTCATCAGTTCATAAAATGGAAAGcttcaaagaggaggaagaagatgatgatgacgatgatgaggatgatgaagaggaggaagaaagtgaggaggaatCTGAAGAAtctgaagaagaaacagaagaggaagatgaagagaaggcagcaGAAAAAAGAGCTATAAATGCTGcacgaagaatagaaagagacatCAAGCTGGCGACTAACAaacttaataatgtaaaatccaaagaagaaagaacacgagaggaaaggaaagcattAAGGGACAGAATGACAAAATGTTGTCATGACATGAAGACTGAGCGAGAAATGTACTTTAAGACTAAGAGAGAACTTGATGAAATGGCATCAGCTTTCAAAGCAtctgatgatgaagatgacagtagtgaagatgaagatgattcTGATGAATCAGATGATTCTGATGAGGAGGAAATTcctagagagaaagaagagggtgaAGAATGGTGGCTTGATGATACCACCAAAAAGCCAATAAaacttaagaagaaaaagaaaaggaaacttgatgccaatggagaagaggaaaaagattctGAACAATTGCCTGACATACAAGAACCTGTGTGGAGTGAATCTGAGCAAGAGGAGAGTGAGgcagatgatgaaaagaatgacagtgagaaaagattaataaaactTAAAAATAGAACACAAAAGCATGAGCAAAAACATGCCACTCTCAGGAAGGGTGTGAGTGCACTGAAGACTAAATTAGAACAATCTGAAGAGTTGCTTGCTGCAGAGAAGCGGAGACGCCAGAGATTGGATGAGGAACTTCACATTATGTTGGCTGAGTTATCATAG